From the Rhodoferax mekongensis genome, one window contains:
- a CDS encoding efflux RND transporter permease subunit, with the protein MNISELFIRRPVMTVLLNLAIVMAGVIGFRSIPVAALPSYDTPVINVSASLAGASPETMASSVALPLEKQFQTVPGLKTISSTSTLGQTSLTLEFEESRNIDAAAVDVQAALLRAQRALPSDMTNPPSYRKVNPADAPVLLVALQSPSLSPAELQDYAEHLIVPTLSTVNGVAQVNVFGAKRYAVRVRVQPQALAVRNIGLDEVSTALRAANVNTPVGTLEGPKQTLVLQANKQLRNAAEFADLIVSTKGGSPVRLRDVASVEESLESLKSWATFNGEPSITLAVLRQPGANTVQVVDSIRAALPTLQSQMPASVKMTPVNDRSLSVREALHDVTLTLIGTIALVVLVIFLFLRRFVATVIPTLSLPVSLIGAVALLWGLNYSLDNISLLGLTLAVGLVVDDAIVVLENIIRHVEKGENAFQAALRGAREVGFTIISISVSLIAVFIPIFFMPGVIGLLFHEFAVVVGLSIVVSAFVSLTLVPMLASRFLKDEAHMKPPGAVVRSFERAFNATLAGYTRLLDLALAHRYVILGVAISTFVATAWLLQVIPKGFFPEEDIGQIQVTTEAAEDTSFAAMVVLQERAAEIIRKDPNVAMVSSFNGGSGAQNTGRMFVTLKPQNEREPMKKVVEGLRKKLRGVAGINVFMRPTQNLQLGGRQSKAQYQYILQSIQADELSTWANRLQEKLRADPMFRDVTSDSQLRGLQAQLKIDRDRANSLGVSVDSIRTALFSAFGERQVSTIYLPTDTYQVIMEVAPEAKQDESALNGIYVRSSNGGLVPMSSFTTVERAVGPTSINHVGQLQAVTVSFNLAPGAALGDATAKIDAAREAIQMPVSIISSYGGDAAVFKNSQGSQAILIVAALLVIYVLLGVLYESYIHPITILAGLPSAATGALATLMIFGQDLTLIATIGLVLLIGIVKKNAIMMIDFALDAQRHQGMTPAEAIREACILRFRPIMMTTLAALMGALPIALGLGAGAELRQPLGLAVVGGLIFSQAITLFITPVLYLMLERFSGTGPIVTPENAQVEI; encoded by the coding sequence ATGAACATCTCTGAACTCTTTATCCGCCGTCCGGTAATGACGGTGCTGCTGAACCTGGCCATCGTGATGGCCGGGGTGATCGGTTTCCGCAGCATTCCTGTAGCGGCCCTTCCCAGCTACGACACACCGGTTATCAATGTTTCGGCATCTCTTGCGGGGGCCAGCCCTGAAACTATGGCGTCCTCGGTGGCACTTCCGCTGGAAAAGCAGTTTCAGACGGTTCCCGGACTCAAGACCATCAGCTCTACCAGCACCTTGGGGCAAACCTCACTGACGCTGGAGTTTGAAGAGTCTCGCAACATCGATGCCGCTGCAGTGGACGTGCAGGCCGCCTTGTTGCGTGCGCAACGCGCACTTCCGTCTGACATGACCAATCCGCCGTCCTACCGCAAGGTCAATCCGGCGGATGCACCGGTGTTGCTGGTAGCCTTGCAGTCACCCTCCCTCTCACCTGCGGAATTGCAGGACTATGCAGAGCACTTGATCGTTCCCACCTTGTCCACCGTGAATGGCGTTGCTCAGGTTAACGTCTTCGGTGCGAAGCGCTATGCCGTGCGGGTGCGGGTGCAACCGCAGGCACTGGCTGTGCGCAACATCGGCTTGGACGAAGTCAGCACAGCTTTGCGTGCCGCAAACGTCAATACACCGGTGGGCACCCTGGAAGGGCCCAAACAAACCTTGGTGCTTCAGGCCAACAAGCAGCTGCGCAATGCGGCCGAGTTTGCCGATTTGATTGTCAGCACCAAGGGTGGAAGTCCGGTGCGCCTGCGGGATGTGGCGTCGGTGGAAGAAAGTCTGGAGTCGCTCAAGAGCTGGGCGACCTTCAACGGCGAGCCCTCCATCACTTTGGCCGTGTTGCGCCAGCCCGGTGCGAATACGGTGCAGGTGGTGGATTCCATCCGCGCGGCCTTGCCTACCTTGCAAAGCCAGATGCCGGCTTCTGTCAAGATGACGCCGGTCAACGACCGCTCGCTATCGGTGCGCGAGGCGCTGCACGATGTGACCCTCACACTCATCGGCACCATTGCGCTGGTGGTGTTGGTGATCTTCCTGTTCTTGCGCCGTTTTGTGGCGACCGTGATCCCGACCTTGTCGCTGCCCGTCTCGCTGATCGGTGCGGTGGCCTTGCTCTGGGGCCTGAACTACAGCTTGGACAACATTTCGCTATTGGGTCTGACTCTCGCCGTGGGCTTGGTGGTGGACGATGCCATCGTGGTGCTGGAGAACATCATCCGCCACGTCGAAAAGGGCGAAAACGCCTTCCAGGCAGCCCTGCGCGGTGCACGCGAAGTGGGCTTCACCATCATCTCGATTTCGGTGTCGTTGATTGCGGTGTTCATCCCCATCTTCTTCATGCCAGGTGTGATCGGCTTGTTGTTCCACGAGTTTGCCGTGGTGGTGGGCCTGTCCATTGTGGTGTCGGCTTTTGTTTCCCTGACCCTGGTGCCCATGCTGGCCAGCCGGTTCTTGAAGGATGAGGCCCACATGAAGCCTCCGGGCGCAGTAGTCCGCAGCTTTGAACGCGCGTTCAATGCCACCCTGGCCGGCTACACCCGCCTGCTGGACCTGGCGCTGGCGCACCGCTATGTGATTCTGGGCGTGGCCATTTCCACCTTTGTGGCGACTGCATGGTTGTTGCAGGTAATTCCCAAAGGCTTTTTCCCTGAAGAAGACATCGGACAGATTCAGGTGACCACGGAGGCCGCGGAAGACACATCCTTTGCCGCCATGGTGGTACTTCAGGAGCGTGCTGCCGAAATCATCCGCAAGGACCCGAATGTGGCCATGGTCAGCTCCTTCAATGGGGGTAGCGGCGCGCAAAACACGGGGCGTATGTTCGTTACTCTCAAGCCGCAAAACGAACGTGAGCCGATGAAGAAAGTGGTCGAAGGCTTGCGCAAGAAGCTGCGCGGTGTCGCCGGCATCAACGTGTTCATGCGGCCCACGCAGAACCTGCAACTCGGTGGCCGCCAGAGCAAGGCGCAGTACCAGTACATCCTGCAAAGCATTCAGGCGGATGAACTCAGTACCTGGGCCAACCGCTTGCAGGAAAAGCTGCGCGCGGACCCCATGTTCCGTGACGTAACCAGCGATTCGCAATTGCGCGGGTTACAGGCCCAGCTCAAGATCGACCGCGACCGGGCCAACTCCTTGGGCGTATCGGTGGACAGCATCCGCACCGCCCTGTTCAGCGCCTTCGGGGAGCGCCAGGTATCCACCATTTACCTGCCCACGGACACCTACCAGGTCATCATGGAAGTGGCGCCCGAGGCCAAGCAGGATGAATCTGCTCTGAATGGAATTTACGTGCGTTCGAGCAACGGAGGCCTCGTACCTATGAGCAGCTTCACTACGGTGGAGCGCGCCGTGGGGCCGACCTCCATTAACCACGTGGGCCAGCTACAGGCAGTAACGGTCTCTTTCAACCTTGCGCCCGGTGCGGCTTTGGGCGATGCCACGGCCAAAATCGACGCAGCGCGTGAAGCCATCCAGATGCCGGTGTCCATCATCAGCTCGTACGGTGGTGATGCGGCGGTGTTCAAGAATTCACAGGGCAGCCAGGCCATATTGATCGTGGCCGCGTTGTTGGTGATTTATGTGTTGCTGGGTGTGCTGTACGAGAGTTACATCCACCCCATCACTATCCTTGCGGGCTTGCCCTCTGCAGCTACGGGCGCCTTGGCGACCTTGATGATCTTCGGACAGGACTTGACGCTGATTGCCACCATCGGCCTGGTGCTGCTGATCGGTATCGTGAAGAAGAACGCGATCATGATGATCGACTTCGCACTCGATGCCCAGCGCCACCAAGGCATGACGCCGGCCGAGGCTATCCGCGAGGCCTGTATTTTGCGTTTCCGTCCCATCATGATGACCACGCTGGCGGCGTTGATGGGTGCCCTGCCGATTGCCTTGGGCCTGGGTGCGGGCGCCGAGCTGCGTCAGCCGCTGGGCCTGGCGGTGGTGGGTGGCCTGATCTTCTCGCAGGCCATCACCCTCTTCATCACGCCAGTGCTCTACCTGATGCTGGAGCGCTTCAGCGGCACCGGCCCTATAGTGACGCCGGAGAACGCACAGGTCGAGATTTAA
- a CDS encoding efflux RND transporter periplasmic adaptor subunit yields the protein MNLYRAKVVLACSALPLLMLGCSGKTDTAPATAASGAATPAATPASGAASAPAGGPASVSTVKAQKKDLNVTLKATGTVVPLNVVDVRPQVSSTIKAVHFKEGQFIKAGQLLFTLDARTDEANVAKAAAQLAKDNVSLADAKRQFERAKQLFAQNFISQGSVDTAQALVDSVNATVNADQAAMDAAKVALSYSRIVAPASGRAGAVNVFVGSAVQANVTSLVTITQLDPVGIQFSIPQRNLSDALVALKDGASVKATLADGGGTFKGKLQFVDSAVDASSGAVKAKAVFPNKENKLWPGAFAEVQQTVTTISDAVVIPVAAIVQGARGTIVYVVEDGKAVLKPIKLVYSEAGEAAVTGIKPGDSVVQEGKQNLRPNVPVVERAKESKDGKDAKGGAESGKDKSKDGEAKAGEPKPASSDAAAPVKP from the coding sequence ATGAACCTTTACCGTGCCAAAGTCGTGCTGGCTTGCTCAGCCTTGCCCTTACTCATGCTGGGTTGCTCCGGCAAAACGGATACCGCGCCGGCTACTGCCGCTTCGGGTGCCGCCACTCCAGCGGCCACACCGGCCAGCGGCGCTGCCAGTGCTCCGGCCGGCGGACCTGCCTCGGTGTCCACGGTGAAGGCGCAGAAGAAAGACCTGAACGTCACCCTCAAAGCCACCGGCACCGTGGTGCCCCTCAATGTGGTGGATGTGCGCCCCCAAGTCAGCAGCACCATCAAGGCGGTGCATTTCAAGGAAGGCCAGTTCATCAAGGCCGGCCAGTTGCTGTTCACGCTGGATGCACGGACTGACGAAGCCAATGTGGCCAAGGCCGCCGCCCAGCTGGCCAAAGACAATGTGTCGCTGGCGGATGCCAAGCGCCAGTTTGAGCGTGCCAAGCAGTTGTTTGCCCAGAACTTCATTTCCCAAGGCTCGGTGGACACCGCCCAAGCGCTGGTGGACAGCGTGAACGCCACGGTCAACGCCGACCAAGCCGCGATGGATGCTGCCAAGGTCGCTTTGTCTTACTCCCGTATCGTGGCGCCTGCCTCAGGGCGTGCGGGTGCCGTTAATGTGTTCGTGGGCAGTGCCGTGCAAGCCAACGTGACCAGCCTGGTCACCATCACCCAGCTGGACCCGGTGGGTATCCAGTTCAGCATTCCACAGCGCAACCTCAGTGATGCCTTGGTGGCCTTGAAAGACGGTGCATCGGTGAAGGCCACGCTGGCAGATGGCGGCGGAACTTTCAAAGGCAAGTTGCAGTTTGTAGACAGTGCGGTGGATGCAAGCTCGGGTGCCGTGAAGGCCAAGGCCGTGTTCCCCAACAAGGAGAACAAACTCTGGCCCGGCGCCTTTGCCGAAGTGCAGCAGACCGTCACCACCATTTCCGATGCGGTGGTCATTCCGGTCGCTGCCATCGTGCAAGGCGCCCGCGGCACCATCGTCTACGTCGTGGAAGACGGCAAGGCCGTGCTCAAGCCTATCAAGCTGGTGTACTCCGAAGCGGGCGAAGCCGCGGTCACCGGCATCAAGCCCGGCGACTCGGTGGTGCAGGAAGGCAAGCAGAACTTGCGCCCCAACGTGCCTGTGGTGGAGCGTGCCAAGGAAAGCAAAGACGGCAAGGATGCCAAGGGTGGCGCCGAGAGCGGCAAAGACAAATCTAAAGATGGCGAGGCGAAGGCCGGGGAGCCCAAGCCCGCTTCCAGTGATGCAGCAGCGCCCGTGAAGCCATGA
- a CDS encoding DMT family transporter — MDTRKAIDGQAIVVMVVLCATWGMQQVALKATAADMAPAMQIGLRSGIAACLVALVMHLRGERMSLRDGTLLPGLAVGVLFALEFLLVAEGLRHTSASHMVVFLYTAPIFAALGLHWRLPAERLGLLQWSGIALAFSGIAMTFLGRGQAGASDATSILWGDFLGVLAAISWAATTVVVRCSVLSTAAPAKTLQYQLVMACVLLLAGAVVTGQSHVNWTPTVWASLAFHGIIVSFASFLAWFWMLRTYLASRLGVFSFMTPLFGMLFGAWLLGEPMEAGFLIGAIPVLAGIVLVSAGPWLEQMFKKPKAT, encoded by the coding sequence ATGGATACGCGCAAGGCAATCGATGGGCAGGCCATCGTGGTGATGGTGGTGCTGTGCGCCACTTGGGGCATGCAACAGGTGGCCCTGAAAGCCACGGCGGCAGACATGGCTCCTGCCATGCAGATCGGCCTGCGCTCCGGCATTGCAGCGTGTCTGGTGGCGTTGGTCATGCACCTGCGGGGCGAGCGTATGTCCTTACGCGACGGCACGCTCTTGCCCGGCCTGGCTGTGGGCGTGCTGTTTGCCCTGGAGTTTTTGTTGGTGGCAGAGGGCCTGCGGCACACCAGTGCCTCACACATGGTGGTGTTTTTGTATACCGCGCCCATCTTTGCGGCACTGGGCCTGCACTGGCGACTGCCCGCAGAGCGATTGGGGCTATTGCAGTGGTCGGGCATTGCCTTGGCGTTCTCCGGTATCGCCATGACTTTTCTGGGGCGCGGTCAGGCCGGCGCGTCAGATGCCACGTCCATTCTGTGGGGCGACTTTCTCGGCGTGTTGGCCGCCATCTCTTGGGCGGCGACGACCGTGGTGGTGCGTTGTTCCGTGTTGTCCACGGCTGCGCCCGCCAAAACCTTGCAGTACCAGTTGGTCATGGCCTGTGTGCTCCTGCTCGCCGGCGCCGTGGTGACCGGCCAGAGCCATGTGAACTGGACACCCACGGTCTGGGCGAGCTTGGCCTTTCACGGGATCATCGTGTCCTTTGCCAGCTTTCTGGCCTGGTTCTGGATGTTGCGCACCTACTTGGCATCCCGCCTGGGCGTGTTCTCGTTCATGACGCCCTTGTTTGGCATGCTGTTCGGGGCCTGGTTGTTGGGTGAGCCCATGGAGGCCGGTTTTCTTATTGGCGCCATTCCGGTGTTGGCGGGCATCGTGTTGGTGAGCGCAGGCCCCTGGTTGGAGCAGATGTTCAAAAAGCCGAAAGCGACATAG
- a CDS encoding AraC family transcriptional regulator, which produces MPILRPKLEVPLSSPTLPAPVMFRSAYVPDHGLYPEHQHAWGEFVYSFSGVMEVKVLGHHFLAPPQYGIWLPPHLEHVGLNRKAAHHCSLYVSTPLCHPLPAEPCALTVSPLVRAMLEHLRLQPAGIPAAGAETRLLKVLLDQLVVAPRAGSYLPGSEDPALGAVLRMLEAQPGDNRSLPELARAVHTTERTLMRRCQRDLGMTFAEWRQRLRVVRAMPLLEAGQTVETIALDLGYGSASAFITMFKKLTGSTPDELRKAALG; this is translated from the coding sequence ATGCCCATCCTGCGTCCCAAACTGGAAGTCCCCCTCTCCAGCCCCACCCTGCCGGCGCCCGTGATGTTTCGCAGCGCTTATGTGCCGGACCACGGGCTCTACCCCGAGCACCAGCACGCCTGGGGCGAGTTTGTGTATTCCTTCAGCGGTGTCATGGAGGTCAAGGTACTGGGGCACCACTTCTTGGCGCCGCCCCAGTACGGCATCTGGCTACCACCGCACCTGGAGCACGTGGGTCTGAACCGCAAGGCCGCTCACCATTGCTCCCTGTATGTGTCCACGCCCCTGTGCCACCCATTGCCGGCAGAGCCCTGTGCGCTCACGGTGAGCCCGCTGGTGCGGGCCATGCTGGAACATCTGCGCTTGCAGCCCGCCGGCATTCCTGCGGCAGGCGCAGAAACACGACTGCTCAAGGTCCTGCTGGACCAGCTGGTGGTGGCACCCCGCGCCGGCAGCTACCTGCCCGGCTCCGAAGACCCTGCGCTGGGTGCGGTACTGCGCATGCTGGAGGCACAGCCGGGCGACAACCGCTCCCTGCCCGAACTGGCCCGGGCGGTGCACACCACGGAGCGCACCCTGATGCGCCGCTGCCAGCGGGATCTGGGAATGACATTCGCCGAATGGCGCCAGCGCCTGCGGGTGGTGCGAGCCATGCCCCTGCTGGAAGCGGGCCAAACGGTGGAGACGATTGCGCTGGACCTGGGTTACGGCAGTGCGTCCGCCTTCATCACCATGTTCAAAAAGCTCACCGGCAGCACGCCGGACGAGCTGCGCAAAGCCGCCTTGGGCTAA
- a CDS encoding AraC family transcriptional regulator, with product MVATHASISPMSAQAAGRRKAPELEADYNRNPSLGYEPTDEVGFIRCLDHGYPTPLARWHCHDEYELHLITATTGKAFVGDWIGPFAAGQLVLCGPRLPHNWISLDVPEEGVARRDLVIQFRHEPLELACKAIPEFQEIMPLLERARHGIEFFGWADKAEPHWQAVKSARGLKRLAAFCHFMTDLARWGDYRLLSNVQMRGVENDTELDQINTIVNRITENPSHSQSAAEVAAELAMSESRFSRFFRRATGNTYTDFVNRVRINRACQLLMTSDRYVTNICYDVGFNNVANFNRRFLELKGMTPSEFRKQAESRFGGAPLSA from the coding sequence ATGGTCGCTACCCACGCATCGATCTCGCCCATGAGTGCACAGGCCGCCGGCCGCCGCAAGGCGCCTGAGCTGGAGGCCGACTACAACCGCAACCCGTCGCTGGGCTACGAGCCTACCGACGAGGTCGGCTTCATCCGTTGCCTGGACCACGGCTACCCCACGCCGCTGGCACGCTGGCATTGCCATGACGAGTACGAACTTCACTTGATCACCGCCACCACGGGCAAGGCCTTTGTGGGCGATTGGATAGGCCCGTTTGCAGCCGGCCAGTTGGTGTTGTGCGGCCCGCGACTGCCTCACAACTGGATTTCGCTGGATGTGCCGGAAGAGGGCGTTGCGCGGCGGGACTTGGTGATCCAGTTCCGCCACGAGCCGCTGGAGCTGGCCTGCAAGGCGATTCCTGAGTTTCAGGAAATCATGCCTTTGTTGGAGCGTGCACGCCACGGCATCGAATTCTTTGGTTGGGCAGACAAGGCGGAGCCGCATTGGCAGGCCGTCAAAAGTGCGCGCGGGCTGAAACGCCTGGCCGCTTTTTGCCATTTCATGACGGACCTGGCCCGTTGGGGCGATTACCGCCTGCTGTCCAACGTGCAAATGCGTGGGGTGGAAAACGACACCGAGTTGGACCAGATCAACACCATCGTCAACCGCATCACCGAGAACCCGTCGCATTCCCAGTCGGCGGCCGAGGTGGCAGCCGAATTGGCCATGAGCGAGAGCCGGTTTTCGCGTTTCTTCCGCAGGGCGACCGGCAATACCTATACCGACTTTGTGAACCGGGTGCGCATCAACCGCGCCTGCCAGTTGTTGATGACCTCGGACCGCTACGTCACCAACATCTGCTACGACGTGGGCTTTAACAACGTGGCCAATTTCAACCGGCGCTTTCTGGAACTCAAGGGCATGACTCCATCCGAATTCCGCAAGCAAGCGGAGAGCCGCTTTGGCGGGGCCCCTTTGAGCGCCTGA
- the dalD gene encoding D-arabinitol 4-dehydrogenase has translation MTTILHLGLGSFHRAHQALYIHELRQRGDTEWSITGGNLRPDMLATMEALQAQGGAYTLETVTPQGERSYTRIESIGKVIPYQDDLAPLITAGAEAATRIISFTVTEAGYYLDAKNQLDWATFADLRADLEAVKAGRAGHTIYGGLVSILRARMRSGAGAVTLMNCDNLRHNGERSRAGLLQFIDALGDTALKAWVEQNTSSPNAMVDRITPRPTPDVAERVKAATGWDDQAAIMGESFIQWVIEDNFIAGRPAWEQVGVEMVQSVDAFEEAKIRLLNATHSCIAWAGTLVGYQYIHEGTHDSVIRRFAYDYVTDDTIPVLDTPEKPSPLDLRAYRDVVLDRFGNPAICDTNQRVAMDGYSKIPGFIAPTIRERLARGESISSVAMLPALFLAYLQRWHRGEIAYTYQDQAMDPAAAHAMCESADPVAAFAADTVLWGALASHPQLVGALRVAHERVGLFVKNHLG, from the coding sequence ATGACCACGATTCTTCACCTCGGACTGGGCTCGTTCCACCGCGCACACCAGGCGCTTTACATCCACGAACTGCGACAACGTGGAGATACCGAATGGTCGATCACCGGCGGCAATTTGCGCCCGGACATGCTGGCCACCATGGAGGCCCTGCAGGCCCAAGGCGGCGCGTACACGCTGGAAACCGTGACGCCCCAGGGCGAGCGCAGCTACACACGCATTGAGTCGATCGGGAAAGTCATTCCTTATCAGGATGACTTGGCCCCGCTGATTACAGCAGGCGCTGAGGCTGCCACCCGCATCATCTCGTTCACGGTGACCGAAGCCGGCTACTACCTGGACGCGAAGAACCAGCTGGACTGGGCCACCTTTGCGGACCTGCGGGCTGACCTGGAGGCGGTAAAGGCAGGCCGCGCCGGCCACACTATTTACGGCGGCTTGGTCAGCATCTTGCGGGCCCGCATGCGCAGCGGCGCCGGTGCGGTGACCCTGATGAACTGTGACAACCTCCGCCACAACGGCGAGCGTTCGCGCGCCGGCTTGCTGCAGTTCATTGACGCACTCGGCGACACCGCGCTCAAGGCATGGGTAGAGCAGAACACCAGCAGCCCCAATGCCATGGTGGACCGCATCACCCCGCGCCCCACGCCGGATGTGGCCGAGCGCGTGAAAGCCGCTACCGGCTGGGACGATCAAGCCGCCATCATGGGGGAGAGCTTTATACAGTGGGTGATTGAAGACAACTTCATTGCCGGCCGCCCTGCCTGGGAGCAGGTGGGCGTGGAGATGGTGCAGTCGGTTGACGCCTTTGAGGAAGCCAAGATTCGGCTGCTGAATGCCACCCACAGCTGCATCGCCTGGGCCGGCACCCTGGTGGGCTACCAGTACATCCACGAAGGCACGCATGACTCCGTCATCCGCCGCTTTGCCTATGACTACGTGACGGACGACACCATTCCCGTGCTGGATACGCCCGAAAAGCCCAGTCCGCTGGACCTGCGCGCCTACCGCGACGTGGTTCTGGATCGTTTCGGTAACCCTGCCATTTGCGACACCAACCAGCGCGTGGCCATGGACGGTTATTCCAAGATTCCAGGGTTCATTGCCCCCACCATTCGCGAGCGTCTGGCCCGGGGTGAATCCATCTCGAGCGTGGCGATGTTGCCTGCGCTGTTTCTGGCTTACCTGCAGCGCTGGCACCGGGGTGAGATTGCCTACACCTACCAGGACCAGGCCATGGATCCGGCTGCAGCGCACGCCATGTGCGAATCTGCCGACCCGGTCGCGGCCTTTGCAGCAGACACGGTGCTCTGGGGGGCGCTCGCTTCGCACCCGCAGCTGGTAGGCGCCTTGCGGGTGGCGCACGAGCGGGTAGGCCTGTTTGTGAAGAACCACTTGGGCTGA
- a CDS encoding SDR family oxidoreductase, whose protein sequence is MTSQSQQPLQGQVAAVTGAASGIGFASASAMVHAGARVVLIDRDRTALDKACATLGSQAVPLVLDLLDRDQCASLLTQVLALEGRLDVFHANAGLYVGGDLVDSDPDAIDRMLNLNINVVMKNVHNVLPHMIARGSGDIIVTSSLAAHFPTPWEPVYASSKWAIDCFVQTVRRQVFKHGLRVGSISPGPVITSLLADWPADKLAEAKARGSLLEASEVADVVIFMLTRPRGMTIRDVVMMPTQFDL, encoded by the coding sequence ATGACCTCTCAATCACAGCAACCTCTGCAAGGTCAGGTGGCCGCGGTTACCGGTGCCGCATCAGGCATCGGTTTCGCCAGCGCGAGCGCCATGGTTCACGCCGGTGCCCGCGTGGTGCTGATTGACCGTGATCGCACCGCTTTGGACAAAGCCTGCGCCACCTTGGGCTCCCAAGCGGTGCCCCTGGTACTTGACCTGCTGGACCGCGATCAGTGCGCCAGCCTGCTAACCCAAGTGCTGGCCTTGGAAGGGCGCCTGGATGTGTTCCACGCCAACGCCGGCCTGTATGTGGGAGGCGACCTGGTCGACAGCGATCCAGATGCCATCGACCGCATGCTCAATCTGAACATCAATGTGGTGATGAAGAACGTGCACAACGTGCTGCCGCACATGATCGCGCGGGGTTCAGGCGACATCATCGTGACCAGCTCACTGGCTGCGCACTTTCCTACCCCCTGGGAGCCCGTGTATGCGTCGTCCAAGTGGGCTATCGACTGCTTTGTGCAGACGGTGCGCCGCCAGGTGTTCAAACACGGCCTGCGCGTCGGCTCGATTTCCCCGGGGCCGGTCATCACCTCCTTGCTGGCCGATTGGCCCGCCGACAAGCTGGCAGAGGCCAAGGCCAGAGGCAGCCTGCTGGAAGCCTCGGAAGTCGCTGACGTCGTGATCTTCATGCTGACCCGCCCGCGCGGCATGACCATCCGCGACGTGGTGATGATGCCCACCCAGTTTGATCTTTAA
- a CDS encoding ABC transporter ATP-binding protein → MSYLQLSGVEKLFGEHRVIKGIDLAIKQGEFVVFVGPSGCGKSTLLRLIAGLETIDGGSLQLDGRDITHQPSSKRDLAMVFQSYALYPHMSVFENMSFALKLANVDPAIIKDKVDRAARILNLTNYLQRTPKELSGGQRQRVAIGRAIVRAPKVFLFDEPLSNLDAALRGQTRIEIAKLHRDLGATTIYVTHDQVEAMTLADRVVVLRDGNIEQVGTPLELYDRPANQFVAQFIGTPQMNVVEAAKLPSVTIVAGVQVPALGSIGLRPESITLVQAGQGAVQAKVELIEALGAETLIYVTTQSGAQLVARLNTRTDLHVGADVGVQIDADAAHLFDANGRVVAAGAL, encoded by the coding sequence ATGTCTTACCTCCAACTCAGCGGCGTTGAAAAGCTGTTCGGTGAACACCGTGTTATCAAGGGCATTGACCTGGCCATCAAGCAGGGCGAATTTGTGGTGTTTGTGGGCCCGTCCGGCTGCGGCAAGTCCACACTCTTGCGCCTGATTGCCGGTCTGGAAACCATCGACGGCGGCAGCTTGCAGCTCGACGGCCGCGACATCACCCACCAGCCTTCCAGCAAGCGCGACCTGGCCATGGTGTTCCAGAGCTACGCGCTCTACCCGCACATGAGCGTGTTCGAGAACATGAGCTTTGCCCTGAAGCTGGCCAATGTGGACCCCGCCATCATCAAAGACAAGGTGGACCGCGCCGCCAGGATCCTGAACCTCACCAACTACCTGCAACGCACACCGAAAGAGTTGTCCGGCGGGCAGCGCCAGCGTGTGGCGATCGGCCGCGCCATCGTGCGGGCTCCCAAAGTGTTTTTGTTTGACGAGCCGCTCTCCAATCTGGATGCAGCCCTGCGCGGCCAGACGCGTATCGAGATTGCCAAGCTGCACCGCGACCTGGGCGCCACCACCATTTACGTGACGCACGACCAGGTGGAAGCCATGACCTTGGCCGACCGCGTGGTGGTGCTGCGCGACGGCAACATAGAGCAAGTGGGCACGCCTCTGGAGCTGTACGACCGCCCGGCCAACCAGTTTGTGGCCCAGTTCATCGGCACCCCGCAAATGAACGTGGTCGAAGCCGCCAAGCTGCCCTCGGTGACCATCGTGGCCGGTGTGCAGGTGCCTGCGCTGGGTTCCATAGGCTTACGGCCTGAAAGCATCACGCTGGTGCAGGCCGGCCAGGGCGCTGTGCAAGCCAAGGTAGAGCTGATCGAGGCTCTTGGCGCTGAGACCCTGATTTATGTGACTACCCAGAGTGGCGCCCAATTGGTGGCCCGCTTGAACACCCGCACCGATTTACATGTGGGCGCCGACGTAGGCGTGCAGATCGATGCCGACGCGGCCCACCTGTTTGATGCCAACGGCCGTGTCGTGGCTGCGGGCGCACTTTGA